The genome window atttgtaaGGATTAAATcctatttgtttatttgaaatttacatAGATATTTAACtccaattaatttatgtaaacactCAACTAATATTACTTTAAACCACAGTTTGCTAAACGAGCAAAATGAACGCATTATAGCGGACTATCAGAGCAAACTCCTCATTGCGGAGCGTCAGAGACAGAAAGCTGATGTGTTGGTCAGCACACTGGACACGAGTCGTGAGACAAATCGCAATGATAACGCTCAGCTGCGCAGTGAAATTGCTTCGTTGCGTCAAACATACGTTGCGCTGGAGCTTGAGAAGGATACGTTGCTGGtaaataagtaattttttCACTAGTACTCTTAACTTAATGAAGAATTCATTACAGAATCAATTGGATAACAAAACGGAACGTCTCCTTAAAATGGAATATGAATTCAAAGACTGCAAACAAAGACGTAATGCATTAGAGCAAACAGTAAAGGAGCTGGAGTCGCAAGTTGAGTAAGTGTTTTTATCTTATTTGtcaattatttcatatatgtatgtgtagcTTGTGAGGTACGATATAGATAGTATAGACTAAATTTACCTTGACAAGCAAGACGGGAAGATAAATTTAGTGTTAGCATCTTGATGGTTTAGTTGTTGATATGTTTCCTAAGATATATCTTAGATATAGAACATCAAGTTTCACTTGATTTTCCGTTGAGATGGTAGCATACAATATCGTTGTATTACATCTTTAATTTAGTTAAGTCTTAGAGGAAAAAACTTGTTTCGACTGAATTTTTCGGCTGTCTATTTGCAATGGAacaatgtatttaaataacgCAATTTGGTAGTTTTatatcaagtttatttttagtaatataTGGCATATTTCGCTTTCTAATTTGTTCCCATTATAAAATAGGGCTAGCGACAAAATCTTCTCTCATTTTTGTATTCATAACACGAGTTGAACTTTTAAGAATGTAACAGGTATTCTTCTACGTTTGTTGACTATCTTTGTTGATACCCATCAttacttctaaaatttacaaattggctgaaatatttatatataatataagcCTTTATTCATACATATTATCTACAGTTCACTTAACAATTTATACATTAGCTGGTGTGTAATACATTCATGGCACAATCTCTCACCTAGGCGCCTCTTAGAGCAGAGCCAACGCATTGAGTGGCTGGCCAGCTGCGAGCTGTTTTTGTTAGCCAAATATATCTAAGAACCACCTaaaagcaaacgaaacgaTTAAATCGAACGATCTGCAAACAGATCATATAGGAAGGAGTGGAAgaagacagcagcagcatgcagcatgcgagataaataataaaacgtAGAAGGAGGAGGACACCAGAGGATATTTTTGTGGATCACATTCATAGCAAAGGAGATAGAGAGTAGAGAAGAGTACTATGTACATAGAGATACCAGGTTACGACAGAGGAGGGTGCAGTTCACTGAAGAATTTCGAGTTGTGTCGCTCGATGGTTAAATACCTCGCCAGACTAACGCTGGGTGCACTGCAATTGTGTGTGCCACCATGATCGGTTTCCGCCGGCGTATAACCTGGCCGGCAGACACACTTTGCCCGGCTGGCATAGCCAAGCAGCATGGTACTGTTGTTGGAGGGCAGCGTCTTCAGCGGCTCCAGCCACTGGCCGGCGCCACAAGGTCCGCGTGTGTAGAGCTTATGGCACTGGCCATTCATCTCGACCATGCCAGGGGTGGCCTCGCAAATGCTCTTCTCCTGCTCATTGCTGGCCGCGCACTGTTGATCCAGATTCGTGAGGACACCAGAGCATCCGCACATGCCGTTGTACGAGATGCCATCCAGCGAGGGTCGTGCCGTAAAGTCAAAAACAACCACTTGGTGCAGTGAGCAAGGACCTTGCGATCCAATCCTATAGCAAGAGTCCTCGGTGGGGAAATACAGGCGATTCTTGCCACAAAAGTTGCGCACACAAGTTGTGGCATTAACGAGAAATTCGTTGGCTGCACATGGACCACGAGTGTAGAGGCGATAGCAGAGACCATCGCTCCAGGGCACATAACCCTCCTTGCAAAGACACTTGGCATGTGGCAGCAGTTGCAATGTGTTGGCCTCCGGATTGGCATCCACATCGTCGGGTATGCGAAAGATGTGACCCGGTGGACAAGGTCCCGGGGTGTCTGTAAGAGATTGCATTTAAATAGTTGAGGTATTTCGGAATTTAAAGTGTTTGCTCACCCAGCTCAAAGCACATTTGTTGCGGTGCATAATAGTGCGGCAGATGTCGCTGACAATCACAGCGTCCTCCAGGCAGAAAGATGTGTCCAGGTGTGGAGCAGGGTCCCTTCGTGTAGTGCTCGTAGCAAGAGTCCTCCACGCTGTAGTAGAACTCACCCAGCTCACCAAACGGATGGCAACGGCACTCGGCTAAGCCATCCTCATTGCGCATGAGCAACTTGCCCCTTATGCAGGGTCCCTTGGAGTGATTGGGATAACACTTGCCATCTCTTGGCCAGAACAACATGCCCTCATCGCATTGGAGCTGCCTCTTGCAGCTGCCCCAACGATTGTCGGCTCTGAAATTGGTTTTGCATAAGATGTACTATTTATTTGGCTTTAAATCAGTCTTTTTTGTTCATGTAAAACTGCTTTGAACTAGGCTTAATTACATAATTATAGTATGTGAATCGATTATGTGCTGAAaagtaataattaatttccttttctatAACTGGTTTAGCTTTGTGCAAATTGCTCAATggagcaacttttttttagtattacaTAGGCTGAAGTAATTATAATACACTCATGAtcaaaattaacataataacaaaaaacgtGGCGAAGCATAAAAAAGAACAACGCAACAAATacgttattaatttattgtgaaCTTTTCTTATAGAAgtctatactatataaaatcaCTATTTAAAGACTTCCTATATTTTAAGTATGAGGAAGTAAATAGATAACATAGAAGTAAAATAAAGAGATTAACCCTTGATTTAACCAAAGTAATGAAGCTCcaagaaaaacaatgaaatacataaatatggactctttttatatttaaaatattaggAAGTAATCCAAAAGATGAGGCTTTAAGAAACCCAATTTATTTATCCAACAACGTAGTAAATCATAAAGAAACATAATGTATTAACTTGTTAGGTAGTTCTATAAGATAAGTTTAAATTGAGCGCTCTCAAGTAAGCAAATTGATGAGCTCTCAAGTAagccaatttatttatttgcttgatTTATCTATCTGTTTTCAAATTGTAAACTAAAGGTAGAGAAACCGGCCTATGAATGATAatcattttctaaatataaacatatttgtaCAATATTCCGTATATGTGAAAAGCAGAAAGTGATCTCTAAACAAAAAAGTAGGTAAATAATTGAACAATAAGCCGTCTTTTAATACAGAGTGTAAACTTCCTTAGCGGAAGACAAAAGCTTCGCTACAGACAGAGTTTTCCCCTGAAATAGTTTTCATCAGTTTTAATGCGATCTTTGTATCAATCATCAATTCATATGAATATCGGAATTAAGCTGTCAATTAGTGTTTGCCCTTCAGCCGattaaaaaaacatgaaaagaGCTCAATTAAGTTGACTTTGTTGAAGCATTTAAACCATCTTTGTgtgaagttattaattaaatttgggTTAGCgagaaatttatgcaaatcgcGTAACGAAATCCCAACtaatatttgcatatgaaaGCGTTGCTACTGGAGCTGATAtatgctttaaatattaaatattaaattaatgagtAGCTGGATAACTCACCTTTTCGTCTGCTCCGGCAGTGGTTGAAAGTATTCGCCATGCGGACAAGGACCACGCTCGTAGAGCGCATGACAGGCATCGGTTAGGGGACTGAGCGCTGTTCCCGGTGGGCAGCGACACTCCGCAGCAGGCACATCCTTACGCTTGGCACTAATCGGCGAAGGACTCAGTTCCATCGTGTCGGGACAGGGAAAACCGAGTGTGAAGATCTTGAAGCACTTCTTGAGCGGCGTCCAGTAGAGTAATTGCCAACCGCCGGCCATGCTAGCGCAGGGATTCTTGGCGGGATCGCTCCAAGGGGGTGGCACAATGCCGGCCGCTGCCGGATGCTGGgtgagcagcaacaacagacagGTCAAGATGCTGCTGGCCGCCTGTAGAGCTGCCCAACAAATGATCAGCTTCCGGCGTTTCATGTTCgctattgttgatgttgttgtgattgttgttgagTGTGGAATCTGTGAAAAGTAAGCGTAATTGTGGTGGGAATTACATTGGCGCCTTATTAAAAGCCATGATTGATGGCTTTTCAATGGACAGCAGAATAAAGGGCGGCATTTGAAGTTTTAAGCTTTAAGCGCCGTCCAATTTAAATTAGCCAACCTGCAGGCCATCGTCGGTTATTTtggcaatacaaaaaaaaaccaccaCAAGGCAAAGGTGGAGagggagacggagacggagacggagattGAGACTGAGGTAAAAACCAAAAGTTAAAACCAGTATGCGGTCGTGCGCTGTTAACCATGACCTAAATACACATTTATCTTGACTTCTTTTGCCGCTTGATatcagcggcaacaacaacaacaacaaacaacaacaagttagTTGGCTACTTAGCACAAATCTTGCTCTGCCCATCGCGCTGCCGACGTAGGCGtcgctttgtgtgtgtgtgtgtgtgtgtgttgggtttgtttatgtaatcttGCCACCCCGCGAGGCAATgcggttttttgtttgtgacgAAACTCGTAACGTTAGAGCTGCATGGATGATGGTGGAGCGTTAACCAAGCGTCGCACTGGAAAAGCGTGCAACACTTTGCACTAGTTGCCCACTTTATCGTCTTGAGGGGGAAgcgaacaacaaacaaccgacaacaaataacagctgctgcagcggctATAAATAATGCATTAGGCTAACCGCAGTTTTGActagtttttttcttgttgttattttggAGTTGGTGTTGAAGTTGAAGTAGCGTCTTTGGCTGTcgtaacagcagcaacaggttTCCTATTGCcgcaaaaaaacattaaacaaaaaactggCATCCTCAGGCCTCAGGCCGCTGTTTGACCCAAAGAACATGGCCGCAAAGTGCACCGCGAGTTCGAAGCTCACAAAAAGGTTCTCtttgtctgtatgtgtgtgtgtgtgtgtgaggtgtatgtatagtatatatccatttgaatttatgtgtAATTCACAAACACCTTTTTTCGCTAATTTCTGCTGCTTGGGTTTCCCAATTCTTGTCGCGCgtcttgttttgtttaccGACGAATCAAACGATATCACATACAacgcaacgacgacgacgacggcaatgcccgattttgtttttgattccGCTGCCGAATCCCAATGCCAATATTTTTAACCGCACTTCGAGAGACGCGAACCGAGCATTTAATGCGACCATTCGCCTGCGTAGCTAACAGACATCTGAGCTGTGCTAAGATTCGTGCACAGGTAAGCATGCGCCCCacactttgctttgctctcaTTCTCTTTGTGTTTGTGCACGCGTGCGCTCTCTCTGTTGCGCTCTCGCTGTGTGCTATCTCTTAGTTTTGCCGCATATGGTTTGTGTGTGCtcaatgcgtgtgtgtggggggCCTCTTTAGGGTTCTGCGCCTGCATTTGAAGTTTTAGTCAGTGCTCAAAatgagacagacagacatagtCTAGCCATTGTGATGGACATCGATGGTCGTTAGCTGACTCAGAGtcagagatagagacagagacagcgacattGTTGCGCAGGGCCATCGTTATGCTTTGTTCTTGAGCTTCAGTCCGAATTGCGGATATGTGTGTGGACGTGCCTAGCATGTGAAGAgtacactcatacacacacacacataaacataacATGCCATATATAATAAGCGGCAAGCAAGTTTGCTGCTTAAGTCTATTGACTTGACCCCACTACGCAGACATTTGTATGTGGCCATGAACGCAACATTTCGACTCTTATGTAGAACTCATTTTCAAAttcgatatttattttatttattttcattatttttatgggATTTCAGCAAACTGACCACAAGAACTCGTCAACGTGACTCCGAATTGACAGAGACGTCGGCGGAAAGTAAAACTCTCAGGCAACAGATTGTCGCCCTCAAAGCGAGTCGCGATGAGGCAATTGCGGAAAATGGGTAAATAACACCACAAAATGACTGATcactctcgactctcgactgaTCATTTGCcacctctttttttttgcttctgctgctgtttgtgaTTATTTTGGCATTAACTTGCGATTTGTTTGTGCCTTCAATAGCCGACTTGCGGATAAACTAAGCGATGCCCAGGTGGAAGCCAAGAGTCTGCATAAGAAGCTCAAGGACTGCGAGCAGCAGGTGGCAACAATGAAGCAGCAGTTGCACAAATACGTTGCTGAAGTGAAAAAGGCCGAAGACTTGCTGATGACAAAGGTAAACTCATCCTCGGAAAGGGTAAAACGGGTGTGATCATTTAGTGGTCATGCAGAGAACGTAGTTAAAAGGCAGATATTACAGTTTTTTGTCTAATGCGTCTCTGAAATTAAAAGAGCTAGGAAGagttaaaatttatttagagACTTTTTAAGATACAAATTTTACTTCATTTTAGTTTAAAGTATCGCAGCATTAATACTAGTCAAATAATTTCCTTCCTGCtcttgtaatttattttaataacaatcgGTATTTTACGTTCACcaagcaaatataaatatgatgaTAGTATAATTGCTTATTTTTGTCGGTTAAAGTTTCGTTTGCTAAGGTTATTATTCAAGTTCATTGCGATTAGCGACTATTTAATAGTTAAATGCAGTGtttgtgaaataattaaaactaatttgtaAGCCGTGCTTTGCTGAACTCTCGAGTTAATGCCGACAGGTACTATGCTTTGTTTTAAAGGAAAAGGAGCGCGAAGAATTGCTGGATCACTATCACAGTCTGACGCACGATCAAGTTCTACTGGAGGGTAACAATCAGAGTCTAGAGTTCGAGGCCACTGAATTTAGGTGAGTTATTTATTAACACTACAGATGACAGTCgtattaatatattcattCCTTCAACAGACGACAGATTTGTGAACTGGAGTGCGAAGTGCGCACCCTAAAGGATCAGCTGCATTGTCGACAGTGCAGCATCGAAGACTTGGAGATGCAACTGACTGCTGCACGTGCCTCACAACGTTGCCTGGAGCGTGAGCTGGAGAATGCTCGCGAGCAGAAGATTGAGCTCGATGTGCATAAAGAGCTCTGCGAGAAATTGGATGTGGAGAAAGAGAAACTTAATGCCGAGCTAAATGAACTGAGCGAAATACGTAAAAAGGTTAGCTTTAGGACATCACATCATCCAACTCGTTACTAAGGCGACTTTCCAACCTAACTAACTAACTTCGCTTTgtatactaataataatttgtgttTTGCCAAGTCAAATGCGCTTGCTTCGCTTGATTACGAATTTATGAAAAACATTCAATTGCAGCTGGAAAAGGAATGTGAAAAACTGCGCAGCGAATTGCATCAAAAGTCTCTGATAAATCAGGTGACGACAGATACGACGGGTCAAATGTTGGATCGACTACGTGATGAACAGCTGCGACAAGATGATGCCGAAGTAAGGGCAAAGAATGAAATGGAAAGACTGCAACAGCTACACGAGACAACGTTGGTAAGTATTGAGCACAGCAATCATTACGAAATTATTTAAccatttcaattgatttatttagcGAGAGCTGCAGCAAGAGCGTGCGCGTTGCAATCAACAGGAGCGTCTGGCCACGGAGTTCGAGAAGCAGGCGCGGGAATTGCGTCAGAATCTCACCGAGGATCGCTTTTGTTTGGCGCGATCCAGAGAAAACAGTCCCAAGATACCGCCTAAAACGCTGTGAACTTCACTGCAttccaaaattaaattaattttgtactgtgtacatgtttttgtttattgcatttattctACACACTTTTTAccaattgtatttgtatttatatttgtatgattatattttgtattcagaACGCGACATTGTTTTGCAGTTCGTGTTTTGCCCCACTGCTTTTATTTACGTcgtaaaatatatgaaatttttgtataaaatatttgcaaattgaacAATTTGTCATTCGGCCATTTCACTGGCCAATTGGCTTGGTTAATGCCTCCAGCATCAGCATGTGATAGCGTTCACGCATGCATCCACATCCACTGAAGCAAGGCAACGTGTGCTCCGTTCGCGACTCGGTGCAGGTGAGATAATCCTCCTCATCGCAGGCGGATTCAATGCAGGTCATGTCCGCCGTGCTGCTGGATCCTATAGAAAATATTAGTAACTATAAAGACTGCTTgaatttaacttaatttttaCTTACTATAAGAAGAGTCATTTATATGGGAATCTTCTTGGTTTGCTTCTTCGCCGATATCATCTAAGGTTTCTAGGCAAGTTACGTCTTCTTTACTGTCCTCCCAGAGATGCTCCCAGTCGATGTACTGGCGAGCACACTTCATGGTATCAATGCGTTCGCAGATTCTATTTTCATCTTCAAATTTCACACAACGCGTGCGCTTCTCGCACACAATCGAGTTGCTTGGCAAGCGCATTAATCTTTCCCCGAAGGATTGCTCATTGTTGCTGGTCACCGTCTCGTCTTGAGAACTTTGCGGCGAGCTAAAGGAAGTGGGCGTATTGCAGAGGTGCCATTTGCTACCGGGTGAAGTCCTATTGGAGTACAAGGAGTTATCGCAAGAGTTTATTGGCAGCGAAAAGTGCATCGAACTTTCTTCATCCAAGCAAGTTGAAGCATCTTTATTTCCACGAGGGGATTCGTCCAACATGCTCACTAATTTTGTTGTATCTGGCGAATTGTAGACTAGCTCGGCTTGCCTTGCGGAATGGAAACGATTTGTGCTAGGGGGCGAAGATTGTTTGGAACCTTGACGCACATAGACTGTGTTCAAGGAATTATTATCCtcagcagctgttgttggttggATCTGAGGAGCCGATCGATGCTGCCTATTATTTGGCGTGCAAATAAGTCTAGTGTTCTTGATCATTTCTGCGACACACAATTCGCTGGATTTAGTCGGTGATAGCTGCAGTCTTGTGGAGGTTTCAGTTCTCGACGAGGCGCCAGTTTGCGTTGGAATTTCTTGCTGATAACAGCGATAAGACGCCGACGTCTGGCACGACTGATTGCATATCGCACGTTGGCTGAGGCTGCAGTTGAGTCCAATGTCCTGGCACAAGGGAGTTGATACTTGGGTGGCACAGCCAACGCATTTCTTTTTCAACTCGGGGTTTTCAATGCAAGGTCTGCAGCTCAGGGAGCAATTTAGTCCCACATCCTTAACCTGTGGAGCAGATACTTGCGTGGCACAGCCAACACACTTCTTTTTCAGCTCAGGATTTGCGTTGCAGGGTGTGCAATCCAACGAGCAGTTCAGGCCGACATCCTGGACATTTGGAGCAGCTGTCTGCGTGCCATAGCCAATGCATTCCTTGGCGCATACTTTAGGTGCATCCTTCATACTCTTTGCTTCTTCGAGCTGTGCGTCAGGATCTGCTTTGATCTTAACACCTGGGACGAGCTTGGTGTACGTGGCATGCTTGCCAGGCAAAGAGCTCTTTGAACTTGACTCCTTCTTGGCGGTCTTCTCATGCTCCAGCTTATAGTTCCTTAAGTACTCGCGATGCAATCGCAACTTCTCCGGCTCGTCGTCTGAATCTTGCTTGCTTATGGTTACTTTGAGTTTATGCTTTccatttgttgattttgtgtCCTGTGACTGCCTTTCTGCTTTAAACTGTCCCACTTTCTGTGCTCCTTTTGATGGATAACCTGGTTTTGCCGcccttttaatttttttgccTGAGGTAGCACTTTTGGGTGTTAATTTTTCTTTGGGACTCGGAGTTAAGTTGCGCAAATAATCGTCGCATTGCAAGTCCGTCGTCCGTCTCGAGTAATCCGATGGAGAGTAGCTATCGCATAAGGGCAAAGTTGGGGAACAATGATAAACTGCATCCATGGGACATTGATTGCTTAGATAGGGATCATAAACAGCTGATGTATAATCATAGCAAGGATAACTGGTAACTTGGCAGTGATATGGATAGGAAGATGGACTAGCTGGAATCGGATTGTAATCACTCTGGTAAGTGGAGCAAGGCGGGAAGTCGTCCGCATTGTATACCAAAGAGCAACCGCCTTCTATTCGCTCACTGTCCTGTGGAAGTTCTTGGAGATCTACTGGCTCCTCCATGGTTTTTTCCTCCTTAGAGTTATTCAATGTCGGGGAGGAGGACAAGGAGGAGATAGTACAAAAATAAGGTTTGGAATGGACCGAGTTTCCCGGGGAATGTTCAATCTTTTTCACTTGCTTATTGCTAGATATCGAAGTATCTTTCCGTTGTCgctcttcttttgctttttttttgatggGAGCCTCTATAGCAAGTTGTCGAGATTTCCCTGGAAATTGTTTGTTCTTTGATTTATTAGGGCTAGGTAACTCCTTACGCGGTTTCTGTATTTCCACTCTAGGTTTTTTCACTGACTCAGGTTTCTTTTCGATTTGAATATCTTTTTTCTTCAAAAAACGATCGCGAAAAGTCttcaattttccaatttcagT of Drosophila nasuta strain 15112-1781.00 chromosome 3, ASM2355853v1, whole genome shotgun sequence contains these proteins:
- the LOC132792943 gene encoding uncharacterized protein LOC132792943 isoform X1, which translates into the protein MKRRKLIICWAALQAASSILTCLLLLLTQHPAAAGIVPPPWSDPAKNPCASMAGGWQLLYWTPLKKCFKIFTLGFPCPDTMELSPSPISAKRKDVPAAECRCPPGTALSPLTDACHALYERGPCPHGEYFQPLPEQTKRADNRWGSCKRQLQCDEGMLFWPRDGKCYPNHSKGPCIRGKLLMRNEDGLAECRCHPFGELGEFYYSVEDSCYEHYTKGPCSTPGHIFLPGGRCDCQRHLPHYYAPQQMCFELDTPGPCPPGHIFRIPDDVDANPEANTLQLLPHAKCLCKEGYVPWSDGLCYRLYTRGPCAANEFLVNATTCVRNFCGKNRLYFPTEDSCYRIGSQGPCSLHQVVVFDFTARPSLDGISYNGMCGCSGVLTNLDQQCAASNEQEKSICEATPGMVEMNGQCHKLYTRGPCGAGQWLEPLKTLPSNNSTMLLGYASRAKCVCRPGYTPAETDHGGTHNCSAPSVSLARYLTIERHNSKFFSELHPPLS
- the LOC132792943 gene encoding uncharacterized protein LOC132792943 isoform X2 → MKRRKLIICWAALQAASSILTCLLLLLTQHPAAAGIVPPPWSDPAKNPCASMAGGWQLLYWTPLKKCFKIFTLGFPCPDTMELSPSPISAKRKDVPAAECRCPPGTALSPLTDACHALYERGPCPHGEYFQPLPEQTKRADNRWGSCKRQLQCDEGMLFWPRDGKCYPNHSKGPCIRGKLLMRNEDGLAECRCHPFGELGEFYYSVEDSCYEHYTKGPCSTPGHIFLPGGRCDCQRHLPHYYAPQQMCFELDTPGPCPPGHIFRIPDDVDANPEANTLQLLPHAKCLCKEGYVPWSDGLCYRLYTRGPCAANEFLVNATTCVRNFCGKNRLYFPTEDSCYRIGSQGPCSLHQVVVFDFTARPSLDGISYNGMCGCSGVLTNLDQQCAASNEQEKSICEATPGMVEMNGQCHKLYTRGPCGAGQWLEPLKTLPSNNSTMLLGYASRAKCVCRPGYTPAETDHGGTHNCSAPSVSLARWFLDIFG
- the LOC132789648 gene encoding uncharacterized protein LOC132789648 translates to MGHRFKKQKKDEAAGHSYYVECKEHVSIKGRGSVLIKNTQTQVRELYKRHVAVAPEEPSTSSCCSKILDTSQKMRNLNDKIETEIGKLKTFRDRFLKKKDIQIEKKPESVKKPRVEIQKPRKELPSPNKSKNKQFPGKSRQLAIEAPIKKKAKEERQRKDTSISSNKQVKKIEHSPGNSVHSKPYFCTISSLSSSPTLNNSKEEKTMEEPVDLQELPQDSERIEGGCSLVYNADDFPPCSTYQSDYNPIPASPSSYPYHCQVTSYPCYDYTSAVYDPYLSNQCPMDAVYHCSPTLPLCDSYSPSDYSRRTTDLQCDDYLRNLTPSPKEKLTPKSATSGKKIKRAAKPGYPSKGAQKVGQFKAERQSQDTKSTNGKHKLKVTISKQDSDDEPEKLRLHREYLRNYKLEHEKTAKKESSSKSSLPGKHATYTKLVPGVKIKADPDAQLEEAKSMKDAPKVCAKECIGYGTQTAAPNVQDVGLNCSLDCTPCNANPELKKKCVGCATQVSAPQVKDVGLNCSLSCRPCIENPELKKKCVGCATQVSTPLCQDIGLNCSLSQRAICNQSCQTSASYRCYQQEIPTQTGASSRTETSTRLQLSPTKSSELCVAEMIKNTRLICTPNNRQHRSAPQIQPTTAAEDNNSLNTVYVRQGSKQSSPPSTNRFHSARQAELVYNSPDTTKLVSMLDESPRGNKDASTCLDEESSMHFSLPINSCDNSLYSNRTSPGSKWHLCNTPTSFSSPQSSQDETVTSNNEQSFGERLMRLPSNSIVCEKRTRCVKFEDENRICERIDTMKCARQYIDWEHLWEDSKEDVTCLETLDDIGEEANQEDSHINDSSYRSSSTADMTCIESACDEEDYLTCTESRTEHTLPCFSGCGCMRERYHMLMLEALTKPIGQ